One segment of Paenibacillus sp. FSL R7-0337 DNA contains the following:
- a CDS encoding Spi family protease inhibitor, which produces MKTLTFKALAFSLILALNLPSMSFASEYSGLNEVNVSRDEADLVVGTFIQSNSFPDSLAQLTSVTPMYDMNDELLAYYYKFNNQYVLVSANKEYSPVLAASPAGSLDITELNSNGKLYYFGGIAAAQALNTEEIINNSIESDNYETKSFGDSNIGLAKNPNSEASWDHYLKTSADRGNALAMSQKKLTMTTFDQYGVGVTNQASACGPTTMAAISEYWRVNRGYSLVRSPYFYGSKANMINHFYNEHGGTFIGMGSATMQMGLEFHHDEFYASADADPITGYSSYRTEINNNRPVAVKFDRKFTFYEPNNDYAYPYHWTVGKGFSYDNFDSMFIVNDNTGDEDHQEHYIDFPTNEPILSLVKFSM; this is translated from the coding sequence ATGAAGACGCTTACATTTAAAGCTTTAGCATTTTCACTTATCCTTGCTCTTAATTTGCCTTCTATGTCTTTTGCGAGCGAATATTCAGGTTTGAACGAAGTAAACGTATCTAGGGACGAAGCCGATCTGGTTGTAGGAACATTTATTCAATCCAACAGTTTTCCAGATTCATTAGCACAATTAACTTCAGTTACTCCAATGTATGACATGAATGATGAACTTCTAGCATATTATTATAAGTTTAATAATCAATATGTACTGGTATCAGCAAATAAAGAGTACTCACCGGTGTTAGCTGCTAGTCCAGCGGGGAGTCTGGATATTACGGAACTGAATTCAAACGGTAAACTCTATTATTTTGGTGGAATAGCAGCTGCTCAAGCATTAAACACCGAAGAAATAATAAATAATAGTATTGAAAGTGATAATTATGAAACAAAATCATTTGGGGATAGTAATATTGGACTCGCTAAAAATCCGAATTCTGAAGCATCCTGGGATCATTATCTCAAAACTTCGGCAGACAGAGGAAATGCCTTGGCAATGTCGCAAAAGAAATTGACCATGACCACTTTTGATCAGTATGGAGTCGGAGTTACTAACCAGGCGTCCGCTTGTGGTCCTACAACAATGGCGGCTATTTCTGAGTATTGGAGGGTCAATAGAGGGTATAGTTTGGTACGTTCTCCATATTTCTACGGCTCCAAAGCCAATATGATTAATCATTTCTATAATGAACACGGTGGTACTTTTATAGGTATGGGGTCTGCCACTATGCAAATGGGCTTAGAATTTCACCATGATGAATTTTACGCATCAGCCGATGCCGATCCGATAACTGGCTATTCGAGCTATAGAACCGAAATTAATAACAACCGTCCAGTGGCAGTGAAATTTGATAGAAAATTTACATTCTATGAACCAAATAATGATTACGCCTATCCATATCATTGGACTGTAGGCAAGGGCTTCTCCTATGATAACTTTGACAGTATGTTCATTGTAAATGATAACACCGGAGATGAGGATCATCAGGAACATTATATTGATTTTCCGACGAATGAACCGATCCTATCTTTAGTGAAATTTTCCATGTAA
- a CDS encoding DUF2642 domain-containing protein, which translates to MYPMQQQMPQAIMVYPIDPYVVETLMSVKGKQVVLETTRGGISGCLVEVKPDHVVLDIRGQKFFVRICEIVWIMPE; encoded by the coding sequence ATGTATCCCATGCAGCAACAAATGCCGCAAGCAATCATGGTCTATCCTATTGATCCCTACGTAGTCGAAACCTTAATGTCTGTAAAAGGTAAACAGGTAGTGCTCGAAACCACTCGCGGAGGGATAAGCGGCTGCTTAGTGGAAGTCAAGCCAGACCACGTTGTATTGGATATCAGGGGCCAGAAATTTTTCGTACGAATCTGTGAGATTGTCTGGATCATGCCAGAATAG
- a CDS encoding HAMP domain-containing sensor histidine kinase, protein MRVLDNGKGMDEETLHHLFNRYYRGTNTEESTYGSGLGMSIAKTIVEAHGGEIKVHSTIGQGTEFEIVLPC, encoded by the coding sequence ATACGGGTACTCGACAATGGGAAAGGGATGGACGAGGAGACATTGCATCATTTATTCAACCGCTACTACCGCGGAACCAATACCGAGGAATCCACATACGGCTCCGGGCTCGGCATGAGCATCGCCAAGACCATCGTCGAAGCACACGGTGGGGAAATTAAGGTACATTCGACAATCGGGCAAGGCACTGAATTTGAGATTGTTTTGCCGTGCTGA
- a CDS encoding DUF6809 family protein, with translation MDSILESLYHGNLHPDENIIPNDPQYSILRKRTSDIIEVWKDRLSAEEFDELEALLDLYGQTHGMELAASFKYGFRLGAGIMVEVLTGEEGLASRLSGAGDIAQS, from the coding sequence GTGGACAGTATTCTAGAGAGCCTGTATCACGGCAACTTGCATCCCGATGAAAATATCATACCCAATGACCCTCAGTACTCTATTTTAAGAAAAAGGACATCTGACATCATAGAGGTTTGGAAGGACCGGCTTTCAGCAGAAGAATTCGATGAACTAGAAGCCCTGTTAGACTTGTACGGTCAGACTCATGGTATGGAGTTGGCGGCTAGTTTCAAGTATGGATTTCGCTTGGGAGCGGGGATTATGGTAGAGGTTTTAACGGGGGAGGAGGGGCTAGCTAGTCGGTTGAGTGGTGCTGGTGATATTGCGCAATCATAA
- a CDS encoding phosphatidylinositol kinase, with the protein METNYQQVAWNCMNKYVGITTTDGQSHDGFIAQIDQNNVILAIPTNEMMGQMNGMPANATAYRQFGYYPGFYPRRRFYPRPIPFGAITALYLLPFFI; encoded by the coding sequence ATGGAAACGAATTATCAACAAGTTGCCTGGAATTGTATGAATAAGTATGTCGGTATTACGACAACGGACGGTCAGTCTCACGACGGGTTTATTGCTCAAATCGATCAGAACAACGTTATACTTGCCATTCCCACAAATGAAATGATGGGCCAGATGAACGGAATGCCTGCTAACGCAACAGCCTACAGACAATTCGGATACTATCCGGGATTCTACCCGCGCCGCCGCTTTTATCCAAGACCTATCCCCTTTGGTGCCATTACAGCTTTGTACTTGCTTCCATTTTTTATTTAA
- a CDS encoding type II CAAX endopeptidase family protein, producing the protein MSSPSLSEKPHSRPGWPEILTALSLYMIGVVILGVWMLQIPDEQAILRINIGGAANGLIGFLALFAAYALRIRNFHAFGFRMTERKWLLVAVVIGIAAFGGCFVIEGIYYHFITEINTQADFQTAAQGGPRSMFILLITGAILTPLSEEFVFRGVIANALNRYGPWAGIAGSAAIFGVVHGFTVILLDAFMVCVLVAYLFRKTGSIWPGVVVHIVYNSLNLIYYSTLSL; encoded by the coding sequence ATGAGTAGTCCATCTCTGTCTGAAAAACCTCACAGCCGGCCTGGTTGGCCGGAGATCCTAACTGCACTGTCCCTCTATATGATCGGCGTTGTTATCCTTGGGGTCTGGATGCTTCAAATTCCTGATGAACAAGCCATCTTACGGATTAATATCGGAGGTGCAGCCAATGGTCTGATTGGCTTCCTGGCTCTGTTCGCAGCCTACGCCCTGCGGATTCGCAATTTCCATGCTTTCGGGTTTCGGATGACGGAGCGGAAATGGCTGCTGGTGGCGGTTGTCATCGGGATTGCCGCGTTCGGGGGATGTTTTGTGATCGAAGGGATCTATTATCACTTTATTACCGAGATCAATACCCAGGCAGACTTCCAGACGGCAGCGCAAGGCGGTCCGCGCTCCATGTTTATTCTGCTTATCACCGGGGCCATTCTCACGCCGCTAAGCGAGGAATTTGTCTTCCGCGGCGTCATTGCCAATGCCCTGAACCGTTATGGCCCCTGGGCCGGAATAGCGGGCAGCGCTGCAATCTTCGGCGTGGTTCATGGATTCACCGTTATCCTGTTAGACGCATTCATGGTTTGCGTTCTGGTTGCATACCTGTTCCGCAAGACAGGCTCCATCTGGCCGGGAGTCGTGGTGCATATCGTGTATAACAGCCTCAATCTTATCTATTATTCTACGCTATCCCTATAA